The genomic interval GTCAATGTCGTCGAAATGAGTGAAAGCACCGATCAGAAAGTCAAAGACCTTCACGATAAAATTGCTCAGTTAGAACGCGCTCTTGGCAAGAAACAGATCAAGGTAGATTTTTTGGAAAAGATGATTGACCTGGCTGAAGATGAATACAATCTGGATGTAAAAAAAAGTTCTTCTTCGAAGCGATCGAGTGGTTCCAGGAGAACAGACAAATGACCGACTACAGTTTAAACAGCTTATACAAGG from Rhodohalobacter sp. SW132 carries:
- a CDS encoding transposase, whose product is MNHRKLNKRREFSEQIRRKAVKEFRSGTYTAKELADLYHCSEQTIYNWIYKYSPGDSPQVNVVEMSESTDQKVKDLHDKIAQLERALGKKQIKVDFLEKMIDLAEDEYNLDVKKSSSSKRSSGSRRTDK